The window GGCCAAGGTTCAAGCTGAAGTAAGACAAGCTATGGAAGATAACAATGAAGAAATCAAATATCTAAAACTGGTTATCAAAGAGACACTCAGGCTGCACCCACCGGCTCCCATGCTGCCTAGAGCTTGCAACGAGGAACACGTGATCAACGGATACACCATACCGGCTGGATCTATGGTGATGGTAAATATTTGGGCCATGCACACGGACCCAGAGCACTGGAAAGATCCCGAGAGGTTTGAGCCCGAGAGATTCGAAACTGAAGATCTGAATTTCGTAGGTGGAGATTTTAAATACTTGCCGTTTGGAttcggaagaagaatgtgCCCTGGCCTGACGTTCGGCTTGGCTTCTGCCGAGTCGGCTCTTGTCCAACTGCTCTACAACTTCGATTGGAAACTTCCAGAGGATGTCAGGGCGGAGGATTTGGACATGGCTGAAACTGTTGGAATAACAGctacaagaaaacaaaatttgtgtGTGGTCGTCACTCCGTACAAGTAGACAATGAATATCATTGAATTGTAATACTTACTATTTTTAGCAGAGTCCAAGACTCCTTCGAGGTTTTTCTTTCCGGTTCTTTTCCCTCGATGCTTTTTCTTGAACCGATAGGATTAGATCATTTCCTCTGTATCAATAATGgaataatcaataatagtataatactccctctgtcccacaaagtttgttccattttaccattttcgtTCGTCTCACAAAAAAGACATTATATACATCCCTCAATCTCCTTAACGTGGGACTTTTATTCCATTACACACTTCCATTTAATAcaaaagtcaaacaatttcttaaaatctgcgCCAGGTCTAACcgggacaaactttgtgggatgaagggagtaagAATTACCTTTGTACTAACCTAACCTCGTCACGAAGCttcatttcaattatattcGGTTACATCATTCCAATaggaatatttataagttgTTCACAAATATTAACAACTTAAAGggaaataaaaggaaaatatgaaaattaatataaaaaaaaatttggcagACGGGTTGTATGAATTAAGTTGAtaatttgtactccctccgttccaagatAAGCAAgtcatattcatttttgggatgtcccactataagtgggtcatttctctttttaccaaatatcatctctcttactttattctctctttatttctcgactttttttttctctcatactttactttctctacttcaactctttaaatatcatttcattaaaatccgtgcccaaAAGGAGTGATTTGCTTGTCTTGAAAGGAGGGAGTAagtatattactagtatttaccTTTATGATTTATTACCGTAGTTGTTAGAttagatttgatttatttcatttattataatagtacTCTCTATGTTctctcatagttgagtcaaaATTTTTTGGCACGAAGTTTAAGAAATGGATGTTTGGTGTATTaagtagataaataaaaaagtagagaataaagtagaaagtgaataaaatagagagaataaagtaagagtgagaaaagtgttaccatatatagaaatgactcaactatgagggaacgaagggagtatatctATTTGTATCTCTTAGAtattacttcctctgtccACTATTAAATGTCACATATCTGAccgacacaagttttaagaaactATTGACTTTATTAACTAAAGTGtgtagaaaaaattagtggaatgtaagtagagtaataaaatatgagtagaatgagttagtggaatatagagTCCACTTACcgaatatagtaaaagtgaaatgagatagtTATTGGTAGAcagatgaaaaagaaaaataggacaTTTATTGAtcgacgaagggagtagtaaaaatatatgttAAGTTTCTCATAAAACAATCAATGAAGAAAATACAATTACTCCATCCGCGGCCATAGCAAGAGTCTACTTTCAGTTTTAGTATAAATGGTAAATCACACCTTTCTATGTGCAGTTCAATATGTGCTTTCATATTAAACACATGCCAGATTTTACGGCACACCTAGTGTACTCCCCTGTCACCTTCAAtgatttgattgattaatGCATACACAAAGATTGAAATCTGAGTTCAAGTATTGGGAATTTTTTGCTAGTCAAGTTCGATGTATGGATTACAAcattattacattgaatcaTTGAATGTACATCATTAATTATATGCAAATCACCATAAAATAAGCCTTATCATAACTAACTAAATACTTTcaccgtccaaaaaaaatagaacacattcatttatgaaaagttttcaataaataataaccctacacatcattccactaacactacttctcacttacttttttctcattctctcttactagaccaattttacattaaaacctgtgctatacacaaattgctctattttttgtgcacggaaggagtatttgaTTGTTAATCCATTAGATTACCAGATCTTGTGGTTAGATTTGGTCTTtgttatacatttaaatttggttcggacaatagtactccctccgtcgcaATGAAGATGAccctctttcctttttagtttgtcccaatcaagatgactcattgcttaaaatggaaacccctttatctctactttattccctctctcttactttactctctccacttaacacataaaataaagttgcataaaatcccgtgccgtccaagaaaggggtcatcttccttgggacggaaggagtaataaaatagtCAAAAAGATGGAGCTGGACCCCAAATACACCCGACAAATGACAACTCCGTACTACTATAATGCTTCGACAGAGACATgtacatatgaaaatttaaggCATGGAACGCCATAAAGCACCTGTTTCTTTATCTAAACAAAAGAACGCCAAAAAACTACCGCTAGCCAAGAAAGAAATATGAGCATCTATCTAAAAGGAAAAGTAGAATACCAAGTaatgaaaaatttaattgtgaGTATAGTTTGAACCAAGAAAGACCTATAAATACCTTCACATTCTTCAAATCAAAGACCAAACCATCTGcaatctatctatctatctatctatcaaTTAGAGTAAGACGATGGAAATGTGTTCACCAGTCAAGAATGTCAAGAGCTTAGATGAAATTCGTAAATCTGCGGCATTTCATCCCTCTATTTGGGGAGACTTCTTTCTCAAATATGATTCCGATACCATggtatgtatatttttataaacataaattgTTCTTTATTATGTTATACTATAATTCTAATGTATAATGTTTGTGTAGAAAATCAATGATGCTGAACAGGAAGAACTCGCAAATCAAAAAGAAGTGGTTAGGAAAATGCTCTCTCAAACTCCAAACGATTCATCGTCTAAACTGGAACTCATCGATGAGATACAACGCCTGGGAGTGGAATACCATTTCGAAAAAGAAATCGAGGAATCCTTGAAATATATTCATGACAATTACATGCAGCAAAATTGCAAAGACAATGATGATCTACGCATTGTGGCCCTTCGCTTTCGTTTGCTTAGACAACAAGGCTACAATGTCCCATGTGGTAGGATTCCTagccatttaaaaaaaaaaatttagacaTATATATGCCTACTAATTAGCATCTTTACTTCAACAGATGTGTTCTGCAAATTCACTGACAGTGAAGGACATTATGTTGCATCGTTGCAAAATGACGTTGAAGGATTGCTGAACTTGTATGAGGCGGCTCATCTTTTGACACACGACGAGGGGATTTTGGACAATGCAATAGAGTTTTGTTCGTCCCATCTTCATGCTTCACTCCACAAGCTGGCTGATGTTTCGCTCTCTAAACGTGTCAACGAAGCTCTGGAGATGCCAAACCGTTGGAGTCTCACAAGATTGGGTGCCAGAAAGTTCATTTCTGCATACCAAGAAGACGAGTCACATAATGAAATACTGCTGAATTTCGCAAAATTGGATTTCAACCTAATGCAGAAAATGCACCAGAGAGAGCTCAGTGATGCTACAAGGtacttatatttaattattgtgatttcatttaaatatatttgtataatttgattacatttaattaaatttatattccatTTGATTTAAATAGGTGGTGGAAGAAATTGGACGTAGCGAATAAAATGCCGCATGCAAGAGATAGGATTGCTGAATTGTACTTGTGGGTGTTAGGAGTCTTCTTTGAGCCATGCTATGCTAAAGCAAGAGGAATATTATTGAAATGCATTTCGATGGCTTCCATCGCCGACGATACATATGAATATGCAACCCTTGATGAACTACGGATTCTAACAGAAGCTATTCAACGGTTAGCTAtatcaattttcaatcattttttttaaataaatttgactCAACAatatgtagtactattatcTTCTTTCAGTTGGGATGTTAATGAGTCCTTGGAGGATTCGCCACCATACATCCAAATGTTATACAGAAGCCTTATGAAAACATACACTGAAATCGAAGATGAAATGGCGAAAACGGGAGAATCATACCGCGTCCAATATGCAAAACAAGAGGTACTAATTCATCcgcccattttttttaatgtgtttgtctataaatttattacgtattttgttttaaaatacaaaactaTTTGCAGATGAAGAAGTTATTGGTGTCATATTTTGATGAGGTGAAATGGttatataatgataattatattCCAACACTAGAAGAGTATTTGAAGGTGTCCGTAGTATCCGGTGGTTACATGATGCTGTCCACAACTTCTTTGGTTGGTATGGGAGATGACCAAGTTACCAAAAAGGATTTTGATTGGATCGTAAACGAACCTCTAATAGATTATGCATCGGCATTATTAGCTCGATTGTTGGATGACTTAGTCGGAGATGAGGTATTTCTTGTGTGTGTGCACATCAATACatcattagtattttattcatGGATTTTATGGGTTTGTTCACGTGCAGTATGAGGAGAAGCCATCGTCAATACATTGTTACATGAGACAATATGGCGTGT is drawn from Salvia hispanica cultivar TCC Black 2014 chromosome 6, UniMelb_Shisp_WGS_1.0, whole genome shotgun sequence and contains these coding sequences:
- the LOC125196686 gene encoding bicyclo-germacrene synthase-like, with translation MEMCSPVKNVKSLDEIRKSAAFHPSIWGDFFLKYDSDTMKINDAEQEELANQKEVVRKMLSQTPNDSSSKLELIDEIQRLGVEYHFEKEIEESLKYIHDNYMQQNCKDNDDLRIVALRFRLLRQQGYNVPCDVFCKFTDSEGHYVASLQNDVEGLLNLYEAAHLLTHDEGILDNAIEFCSSHLHASLHKLADVSLSKRVNEALEMPNRWSLTRLGARKFISAYQEDESHNEILLNFAKLDFNLMQKMHQRELSDATRWWKKLDVANKMPHARDRIAELYLWVLGVFFEPCYAKARGILLKCISMASIADDTYEYATLDELRILTEAIQRWDVNESLEDSPPYIQMLYRSLMKTYTEIEDEMAKTGESYRVQYAKQEMKKLLVSYFDEVKWLYNDNYIPTLEEYLKVSVVSGGYMMLSTTSLVGMGDDQVTKKDFDWIVNEPLIDYASALLARLLDDLVGDEYEEKPSSIHCYMRQYGVSEDEARAQIKQRLKNAWKDMNQECLEPTPASMPILMRVINLARAAQLIYSNGDCYTDPNKAKEWVKMLLIEAVPI